Proteins encoded together in one Cervus canadensis isolate Bull #8, Minnesota chromosome 7, ASM1932006v1, whole genome shotgun sequence window:
- the LOC122444774 gene encoding 60S ribosomal protein L35-like has product MAKIKVLRPWQGEAAETTEHLKVALSQLHVAKAIGGEASRLSKTRAASKSTACVPTAINQTQKENLRKFSKAKKYKSLDLCHAPPLQQAGKNLKTKEQHWKEQPYPP; this is encoded by the coding sequence ATGGCCAAGATTAAGGTCCTGAGACCCTGGCAAGGAGAAGCTGCTGAAACAACGGAGCACCTCAAGGTGGCGCTGTCTCAGCTGCACGTCGCTAAAGCGATAGGTGGTGAGGCTTCCAGACTCTCCAAGACCCGAGCGGCTAGCAAATCCACGGCCTGTGTTCCCACTGCCATTAACCAGACCCAGAAAGAGAACCTCAGGAAATTCTCTAAGGCCAAGAAGTATAAATCCCTGGATCTGTGCCATGCACCACCGCTTCAACAAGCAGGAAAGAACCTGAAGACCAAGGAGCAGCACTGGAAGGAGCAGCCGTACCCACCGTGA